A single genomic interval of Desulfitibacter alkalitolerans DSM 16504 harbors:
- a CDS encoding sigma-54 interaction domain-containing protein produces the protein MTQINILNEKLLWHIFHRINQGIVVLSSNNTILGINPGAESILNLSQQEVVGRNLKGICPELVIEGRVINGSVDLISGLKIKSRLVQVEQSSKKILFLEHNPEKDDIDILENVINSIDEAVMVCDSQGKLIIYNEANQRLDGLLKEQVIGKHVTHVYNLSEETSLLIQTMRLRKPIIDRHQNYTTFTGRSLNIMCNTYPLFKEDKVIGAVSIQRDYSKIKELSDKIIELQEQLFENKKQNTRSGSKKSARYVFEDLMGNSPILKHTVTLAKRAARTNSPVLIYGETGTGKELFAQSIHNYSQRASAPFIAINCAAIPENLLEGILFGTVKGAYTGAVDRPGLFEQARGGTLLLDEINSMSLGLQAKLLRVLQEGTLRRVGAIDEVLVDVRIVTNINIEPALAIEKQLLREDLFYRLGVVYLKVPPLRNRKEDIIPLAKGFIAAYNRMLNKNIKNISPKVTEMFLGYSWPGNVRELQHAIESAMNIMQEDEEIITIEHLPRHMESKLDNRYCDKESLNITLQEEPLLATMEKVEKEVLLKALEKNNWNVSRAAKQMNIKRQSLQYRMKKYGIK, from the coding sequence ATGACACAGATAAATATACTTAATGAAAAACTGTTATGGCATATTTTCCACAGGATTAATCAAGGCATAGTTGTTTTAAGCAGCAACAATACTATACTTGGAATTAATCCTGGGGCAGAAAGCATTTTGAATCTTTCTCAGCAAGAGGTTGTTGGCAGAAATTTAAAGGGTATCTGTCCCGAACTTGTCATTGAAGGCAGGGTTATCAATGGATCCGTTGATTTAATCAGCGGACTTAAAATCAAAAGCAGACTAGTGCAGGTAGAACAATCGTCAAAAAAGATATTATTCTTAGAACATAATCCTGAAAAAGACGACATTGATATATTGGAAAACGTGATCAATTCCATTGATGAAGCAGTTATGGTTTGTGATAGTCAAGGCAAATTAATCATCTATAATGAAGCAAACCAACGTTTAGATGGTTTATTGAAGGAACAGGTAATTGGGAAGCATGTGACTCATGTATACAATTTATCCGAAGAAACAAGCTTGTTGATTCAAACAATGAGACTGCGTAAGCCTATTATAGATAGACATCAGAACTACACTACATTTACAGGCAGAAGCCTAAACATAATGTGTAACACGTATCCCCTTTTCAAAGAAGATAAAGTTATAGGAGCTGTTTCCATTCAAAGAGATTATTCAAAGATTAAAGAGCTTTCGGATAAAATTATTGAGCTGCAGGAACAGCTATTTGAGAACAAAAAACAAAATACCAGGAGCGGTTCTAAAAAGTCTGCCAGGTATGTATTTGAAGACTTAATGGGGAATAGCCCTATTCTAAAGCATACGGTTACACTGGCTAAAAGGGCTGCCAGGACAAATTCTCCTGTTTTAATATACGGAGAAACAGGTACTGGCAAGGAGTTGTTTGCCCAGAGCATCCATAACTATAGTCAAAGAGCATCGGCACCATTTATAGCTATTAACTGTGCGGCTATTCCTGAGAATCTTCTTGAGGGGATACTCTTTGGAACTGTTAAGGGAGCTTACACGGGGGCCGTAGACCGACCAGGTCTCTTTGAACAGGCCAGGGGTGGCACCCTGCTTCTTGATGAAATAAATTCTATGAGTCTGGGACTGCAAGCAAAACTGCTAAGAGTTCTGCAGGAAGGAACCCTGCGTAGGGTTGGGGCCATTGATGAAGTCCTTGTGGATGTGCGAATTGTGACCAATATCAACATAGAGCCTGCTTTAGCTATTGAAAAACAACTGTTACGAGAGGACTTATTTTACCGCCTGGGTGTAGTTTACTTGAAAGTACCACCTCTTAGAAACCGAAAAGAAGATATTATACCTTTGGCAAAGGGATTTATAGCAGCTTACAATAGGATGCTTAACAAGAATATTAAAAATATATCTCCCAAGGTCACAGAAATGTTTTTGGGATATTCATGGCCTGGAAATGTAAGAGAACTGCAGCATGCTATTGAATCAGCAATGAATATCATGCAGGAAGATGAAGAAATTATAACCATTGAACATTTGCCTCGTCATATGGAAAGTAAATTAGATAACAGATATTGTGACAAAGAAAGCTTAAACATCACTCTTCAGGAGGAACCTTTATTAGCTACCATGGAAAAAGTTGAAAAAGAGGTGCTGTTAAAAGCTTTAGAAAAAAACAATTGGAATGTTTCCCGGGCAGCTAAGCAGATGAATATAAAAAGGCAGAGCCTGCAATATCGAATGAAAAAATATGGCATAAAATAG
- a CDS encoding sugar phosphate isomerase/epimerase family protein has protein sequence MDKKMKLGLHTYTLHLWGLGQNWGIIAEPRPKEMTLMQLMDKAVEWGLDGLHITGCDLESKDEKRLKEVRTAAGERGLYLEYNFSLNEEFDPRLTDSIQDGIRIAERLGADIGKISLDIRRPRPLYGSCFHPAVMRQLCDVYDEVKAALPLLEKTGIKLALENHTETYADEILWLIDKINHPLVGACVDTVNSMGVLEDPVSAVEKLAPYAFANHFCDHKLDRDQFGIRFHGVALGDGDIDCVRVYNTIKKLSPTDRITFEIEWDMGDDPLEVARQKEMDACIKSIKYAREVLGIGK, from the coding sequence ATGGATAAGAAAATGAAACTTGGATTGCATACCTATACCTTGCATCTCTGGGGGCTTGGTCAGAACTGGGGCATCATTGCTGAACCCCGTCCAAAAGAAATGACTTTAATGCAGCTTATGGATAAGGCGGTGGAATGGGGATTAGATGGACTGCATATTACTGGCTGTGATCTAGAAAGCAAGGATGAAAAACGTTTAAAAGAGGTTAGGACAGCAGCTGGAGAACGTGGACTTTATCTTGAATATAACTTTTCTCTGAATGAAGAGTTTGACCCTCGCTTAACAGATAGTATTCAGGACGGCATCCGAATTGCCGAAAGGTTAGGTGCTGATATTGGAAAAATCAGCCTTGATATCCGCAGGCCCAGGCCCCTTTATGGCAGCTGCTTTCATCCAGCTGTAATGAGGCAGCTATGTGATGTTTATGATGAGGTTAAAGCTGCCCTGCCCTTACTCGAAAAAACAGGAATTAAACTGGCGCTAGAAAACCATACTGAAACTTATGCAGATGAAATCCTCTGGTTAATTGATAAGATCAATCACCCCCTGGTTGGGGCCTGTGTTGATACGGTAAATTCCATGGGTGTCCTGGAAGACCCTGTTAGTGCAGTTGAAAAACTGGCACCCTATGCCTTTGCAAACCATTTTTGTGACCATAAGCTTGACAGGGATCAGTTCGGCATCCGTTTTCATGGAGTGGCTTTAGGGGATGGGGATATTGATTGCGTGAGGGTATACAACACCATAAAGAAATTATCACCTACTGATCGTATTACCTTTGAAATAGAATGGGATATGGGTGATGATCCACTAGAAGTGGCCCGCCAGAAGGAAATGGATGCATGCATTAAAAGTATAAAATATGCAAGGGAAGTGCTTGGTATAGGCAAGTAG